A DNA window from Bacteroides cellulosilyticus contains the following coding sequences:
- a CDS encoding UDP-N-acetyl glucosamine 2-epimerase has product MKITIVSGARPNFMKIAPITRAIKAAQEAGKKISYRLVYTGRQDDTSLDASLFSDLDMKRPDGYLGVTGHDHSEVAAAIMLAFEKELNNHPAQVVLVVDDLTATMSCSIVAKKRGLKVAHLIAGTRSFDMNMPREVNRTIVDAISDYLFTAGMVANRNLNQEGMIPEYIHYVGNILIDTVRYNRHRLLQPVWFSTIGLEKRGYLLLTLNRHDLLTKKHVLKSLIQTLIEKSEGMPIIAPLHPYVQKAIKSLDIPAPNLHILPPQSYLHFGYLINHAKGIITDSGNIAEEATFLDVPCITLNSYAEHPETWRVGTNELVNEDSVALANALERLMLGEWKHTTLPDRWDGRTAERIVQTLINGELKEHY; this is encoded by the coding sequence ATGAAAATAACAATCGTATCGGGCGCACGCCCCAACTTCATGAAAATAGCTCCTATCACCCGGGCCATCAAAGCCGCGCAGGAAGCTGGAAAGAAGATTTCATACCGTCTCGTCTACACCGGGCGACAGGATGATACCAGTCTGGATGCCTCCTTGTTTTCCGACCTGGACATGAAGCGGCCGGACGGTTATCTGGGAGTCACCGGACACGACCATTCGGAAGTGGCAGCCGCCATCATGCTTGCTTTCGAGAAGGAACTGAACAATCATCCCGCGCAGGTAGTACTCGTTGTAGACGATCTTACCGCTACCATGAGCTGTTCCATCGTCGCCAAAAAGCGCGGTCTGAAAGTCGCGCACCTCATTGCCGGAACCCGTTCGTTCGATATGAATATGCCCCGCGAAGTAAACCGCACCATCGTAGATGCCATTTCCGACTATCTGTTTACCGCAGGCATGGTAGCCAACCGCAACCTGAACCAGGAAGGCATGATTCCCGAATACATCCATTATGTAGGCAATATATTGATAGATACCGTCCGCTACAACCGTCACCGTCTGTTGCAACCTGTATGGTTCTCCACCATAGGGCTGGAAAAGCGCGGTTACCTGTTGCTGACCCTCAACCGGCACGACCTGCTGACCAAGAAACATGTACTCAAATCGTTGATACAAACATTGATTGAGAAATCCGAAGGCATGCCCATCATTGCGCCCCTGCACCCTTATGTGCAAAAAGCCATCAAATCGCTGGACATCCCCGCGCCTAATCTGCACATCCTGCCGCCTCAAAGTTATCTGCATTTCGGTTACCTCATCAACCATGCAAAAGGCATTATAACGGACTCCGGAAACATTGCCGAGGAAGCTACCTTCCTCGATGTCCCCTGCATCACGCTCAACTCCTATGCCGAGCATCCCGAGACCTGGCGTGTAGGTACCAATGAGTTAGTGAATGAAGATTCCGTGGCTCTTGCCAATGCTTTGGAAAGACTAATGCTCGGCGAATGGAAACATACGACCCTGCCCGACCGTTGGGATGGACGTACAGCGGAACGTATCGTACAGACGTTGATTAACGGAGAATTAAAGGAGCATTACTGA
- a CDS encoding trimeric intracellular cation channel family protein: MPTFVQILDFIGTFAFAISGIRLASAKRFDWFGAYVVGFVTAIGGGTIRDVLLGVTPGWMTDPIYLICTGLALLWVILFGKHLIHLHNTFFIFDSIGLALFTVVGVGKSIALGYPFWVAIIMGSITGAAGGVIRDVFINEIPLIFRKEIYAMACVVGGTAYWLCDLLGMQSYACQVVGGVSVFVTRILAVKYNICLPILTGGGEEEEGKE, from the coding sequence ATGCCTACATTTGTTCAAATTCTCGATTTTATAGGTACGTTCGCTTTTGCCATCAGCGGTATCCGTCTGGCATCGGCAAAGCGGTTCGACTGGTTTGGGGCGTACGTGGTAGGTTTCGTGACGGCTATCGGCGGCGGTACCATCCGTGATGTATTGCTGGGAGTGACGCCGGGGTGGATGACTGATCCTATCTATCTGATTTGTACGGGACTGGCTTTACTTTGGGTCATTCTTTTCGGAAAGCATCTCATTCACTTGCATAATACGTTTTTCATCTTCGACAGTATCGGTCTGGCACTGTTTACGGTGGTCGGTGTAGGGAAGAGCATTGCATTGGGATATCCGTTCTGGGTAGCCATCATTATGGGTAGCATTACGGGTGCTGCGGGTGGAGTGATCCGTGATGTGTTTATCAATGAGATACCGCTGATTTTCCGAAAAGAGATTTATGCGATGGCATGTGTGGTAGGCGGTACGGCCTACTGGTTGTGCGATCTGCTGGGAATGCAGTCCTATGCTTGTCAGGTGGTGGGCGGAGTATCGGTGTTTGTGACGCGCATTCTGGCGGTGAAGTATAATATCTGTCTGCCGATTCTTACGGGAGGCGGAGAAGAGGAGGAAGGCAAGGAGTAA
- a CDS encoding glycosyltransferase family 2 protein, which yields MLSILIPVYNINCVSLVRKLYEMALLTEFPFEILLADDASCRKVREENRVLNRLDGCRVLELETNHGPAFIRNYLGEQARYPYLLFLDTDTSPVGEDFLSLYLKNAGGQVVCGGFCYPEEGDSFLRNKYGAQVEAQPAAERRKHPYQRFISMNFFIPRELFLRVRFDETFHLGYEDTAFGKRLEDAGIPVLHIENPVWHLVEEDAASFLVKTRRSVKNLLGCEQELLPYVRLLRWYSSLKRFHAVALTAFLFRISESLLEKNLTGKHPSLRLFAFYKLGYFCWLSV from the coding sequence ATGCTGTCCATACTCATTCCGGTGTATAATATAAATTGCGTCTCGTTGGTTCGGAAATTATATGAGATGGCCTTGCTGACGGAGTTTCCTTTCGAAATTTTGCTGGCGGACGACGCGTCGTGCCGGAAAGTGAGGGAAGAAAATCGTGTGTTGAACCGGTTGGACGGATGTCGTGTGCTGGAACTGGAGACGAATCATGGTCCGGCATTTATCCGCAATTATTTGGGTGAACAGGCGCGTTATCCTTATTTGCTTTTTCTGGATACGGACACAAGTCCGGTAGGTGAGGACTTTCTTTCTTTATACCTCAAGAATGCGGGCGGACAAGTAGTTTGCGGTGGCTTTTGTTATCCGGAGGAGGGGGACTCCTTTCTGCGCAATAAATACGGAGCGCAGGTGGAAGCGCAACCGGCTGCCGAACGTCGCAAGCATCCTTATCAGCGATTTATAAGTATGAACTTTTTTATTCCGAGAGAGCTTTTTCTGCGTGTCCGTTTTGACGAAACGTTTCATCTGGGATATGAGGATACCGCTTTCGGAAAGAGGCTGGAAGATGCGGGTATACCGGTGTTGCATATTGAAAATCCGGTCTGGCATCTGGTGGAGGAAGATGCGGCTTCTTTTTTGGTGAAAACACGCCGTTCTGTGAAAAACCTCTTGGGCTGTGAACAGGAATTGCTTCCTTACGTCCGCTTATTGCGCTGGTACAGTAGTTTAAAGCGGTTTCATGCTGTTGCACTAACCGCTTTCCTATTTCGTATATCTGAGAGTCTTTTGGAAAAGAACCTGACTGGAAAACACCCCTCTTTACGGCTTTTCGCTTTCTATAAGTTAGGTTATTTCTGTTGGTTATCTGTTTAG
- a CDS encoding DUF5686 and carboxypeptidase-like regulatory domain-containing protein — MKQQYIALILFLLSLFVAHSASAQIKGVVTDSLTNEPLMYITVQYEGKGVGAITNAEGEYTVETRKGWNELSFSAIGYVTKKVTLKPTTKVLNVKLAPADVMLSEVVVKPQKEKYSRKNNPAVDFMRKVIENKKELKLEANDFYQYQKYEKMKMSMNDVTPEKMEKGIYKKFSFFKDQVEVSPKTNKMILPISIKETSSKTIYRKSPKSEKTIIEGVNSSGIEEFFNTGDMLGTILTDVFSDVNIYDDDIRLLQRRFVSPIGRGAISFYKYYLMDTVMVDRQECVHLTFVPQNSQDFGFTGHLYVVKDSTYAVKKCTMNLPKKTGVNFVDNLDIVQQFEQMPDGNWVLTDDDMTVELQFVKGIQGLEVQRTTKYSNYNFEDIEPRLFRLKGNVIKEANMLNKSDEYWASVRQVPLTKKESNMDVFMNRIEQIPGFKYVIFGAKALIENFVETGTKKHPSKFDFGPINTTITSNYVNGTRFRLSGMTTGNLDPHWSFSGYAAYGTKDKKWFYKGQAAYSFNKREYVLWEFPKHYLAFDYSYDVMSPMDKYLSTDKDNMFVGWKWTKVDQMSYMRDATLTYELETNTGFSIKAMARHRNDQPAGGVLQYWKNDGNIAGIWDDTNTFIKDITTTELGVTLRYAPGETYVNTKQRRVPVSLDAPIFSLSHTLGLKGVLGGEYNFNLTEASIRKRFWFGSWGKLDITARAGAQWNTVPFPLLNLPMANLSYITQHNESFSLINNMEFLNDRYASLALTYDMNGKLFNRIPLIKKLKWRETFRIRGMYGTLTDKNNPYKSHNSELFLFPMRDGVPTSHVMGSTPYLEASVGIYNIFKLLHIEYVRRLTYTDIPGVKKDGIRFMILMIF, encoded by the coding sequence ATGAAACAACAATATATAGCTCTCATCCTTTTTCTGCTGTCATTATTCGTCGCACACAGCGCATCCGCACAGATTAAAGGTGTCGTGACCGACTCCCTCACCAATGAACCATTAATGTACATCACCGTTCAATACGAGGGAAAAGGCGTGGGTGCCATCACCAATGCCGAAGGCGAATACACAGTGGAAACCCGCAAAGGCTGGAATGAATTATCATTCTCCGCCATCGGATACGTGACCAAGAAAGTCACCCTGAAGCCCACCACCAAAGTACTGAACGTGAAGCTGGCACCTGCCGACGTCATGCTCTCCGAAGTTGTGGTGAAGCCCCAGAAAGAGAAATACTCCCGTAAGAACAATCCCGCTGTGGATTTTATGAGGAAAGTTATCGAGAACAAGAAAGAACTGAAACTGGAAGCCAACGACTTCTACCAGTATCAGAAATACGAAAAGATGAAGATGTCCATGAACGACGTCACCCCCGAAAAGATGGAAAAGGGCATCTACAAGAAATTCTCATTCTTCAAAGACCAGGTGGAAGTATCGCCCAAGACCAACAAGATGATCCTCCCCATCTCCATCAAGGAGACGTCTTCGAAGACCATCTACCGCAAAAGTCCCAAAAGCGAAAAAACCATCATCGAAGGTGTGAATTCCAGCGGTATCGAGGAGTTTTTCAATACGGGAGACATGTTGGGAACCATCCTGACCGATGTCTTCTCCGATGTCAATATCTACGATGATGACATCCGGCTCCTGCAACGCCGCTTCGTCAGCCCCATCGGTCGTGGGGCCATCAGTTTCTATAAATACTACCTCATGGACACCGTCATGGTGGACCGTCAGGAGTGTGTGCACCTCACCTTCGTGCCGCAAAACTCACAGGATTTCGGTTTCACGGGACACCTCTACGTAGTGAAGGATTCTACTTATGCCGTCAAGAAGTGTACCATGAACCTGCCCAAAAAGACCGGTGTGAACTTTGTGGACAACCTCGACATTGTACAGCAATTCGAGCAGATGCCGGACGGAAACTGGGTACTTACGGACGATGACATGACCGTGGAACTGCAATTCGTAAAAGGTATACAAGGACTTGAAGTGCAGCGTACTACCAAATACTCCAATTACAACTTTGAAGACATTGAGCCTCGTCTCTTCCGCCTGAAAGGCAACGTCATCAAAGAAGCCAATATGCTCAACAAGAGTGATGAATATTGGGCGAGTGTGCGTCAGGTTCCCCTCACAAAGAAAGAGAGTAACATGGACGTCTTCATGAACCGCATTGAGCAAATTCCCGGATTCAAATATGTCATCTTCGGTGCGAAAGCCCTGATTGAGAACTTCGTGGAAACGGGCACCAAGAAGCACCCCAGCAAGTTCGACTTCGGGCCTATCAATACCACCATCACAAGCAATTACGTGAATGGCACACGTTTCCGTCTCAGTGGTATGACCACCGGTAACCTCGATCCGCACTGGAGTTTCAGCGGATATGCGGCCTACGGTACGAAGGACAAGAAATGGTTCTATAAAGGTCAGGCAGCCTACTCGTTCAACAAGCGCGAATATGTATTGTGGGAATTCCCCAAGCACTACCTGGCTTTCGATTACAGTTACGACGTCATGTCTCCCATGGATAAATACCTCTCAACGGACAAGGATAATATGTTTGTGGGCTGGAAGTGGACCAAGGTAGACCAGATGTCGTACATGCGCGACGCTACCCTGACCTACGAACTGGAAACCAATACCGGTTTCTCCATCAAAGCCATGGCACGCCACCGCAACGACCAGCCTGCCGGGGGTGTATTGCAATACTGGAAAAACGATGGTAACATCGCCGGAATATGGGATGATACGAATACCTTCATCAAGGACATCACCACCACCGAGCTCGGTGTCACCCTGCGTTACGCACCGGGTGAGACATATGTCAACACGAAGCAGCGCCGTGTGCCCGTATCGCTGGATGCCCCGATCTTCTCCCTCTCCCATACCCTCGGTCTGAAAGGCGTGTTAGGTGGCGAGTACAACTTCAACCTTACGGAAGCCAGTATCCGTAAACGTTTCTGGTTCGGTTCGTGGGGTAAACTGGATATTACCGCCCGTGCCGGCGCGCAGTGGAACACTGTACCGTTCCCCTTGCTAAACCTGCCCATGGCGAATCTATCATACATCACCCAGCACAACGAGTCATTCAGCCTGATCAACAACATGGAGTTCCTGAACGACCGTTACGCCTCTCTCGCCCTGACCTACGACATGAATGGAAAGCTGTTCAACCGCATCCCGCTTATCAAGAAGCTGAAGTGGCGTGAAACTTTCCGCATCCGTGGTATGTACGGCACCCTGACGGACAAAAACAATCCGTACAAGAGCCATAACAGCGAGTTGTTCCTTTTCCCCATGCGCGACGGTGTCCCCACCAGCCACGTAATGGGCAGCACTCCCTACTTGGAAGCCAGTGTAGGTATCTACAACATATTCAAGCTGTTGCACATCGAATATGTACGCCGCCTCACCTACACCGATATACCGGGAGTGAAGAAAGATGGCATACGCTTCATGATATTAATGATATTTTAG
- a CDS encoding RNA polymerase sigma factor, with translation MNTYSFRKDLISVQEELLRFAYKLTADKEEANDLLQETSLKALDNEDKYMPDTNFKGWMYTIMRNIFINNYRRIVREQTFVDQTDNLYHLNLPQNSGFANAEGSYDLKEMHRIVNSLPRDYKVPFSMHVSGFKYREIADRLGLPLGTVKSRIFFTRQRLQQELKDFV, from the coding sequence ATGAATACCTACAGTTTTAGGAAGGATTTGATTAGTGTGCAAGAAGAACTGCTTCGCTTTGCATATAAGTTGACAGCCGATAAAGAGGAGGCGAATGATTTATTGCAAGAAACCTCGCTCAAGGCATTGGACAACGAAGACAAGTACATGCCTGATACCAACTTCAAAGGGTGGATGTACACCATTATGCGGAATATCTTTATTAATAACTACCGCAGAATCGTTCGCGAACAAACTTTCGTGGACCAGACAGATAACCTTTATCATTTAAACCTGCCGCAAAACTCCGGTTTTGCAAATGCCGAAGGATCTTATGATTTAAAAGAAATGCATCGCATCGTGAATTCGTTACCCCGCGATTATAAAGTTCCTTTCTCCATGCATGTCTCCGGTTTCAAGTATCGTGAAATAGCTGACCGTCTCGGATTGCCTCTAGGAACCGTAAAAAGCCGTATCTTCTTTACCCGCCAACGGCTACAACAAGAACTGAAAGACTTTGTTTGA
- a CDS encoding M16 family metallopeptidase, which produces MRRIIKSITLLAIMAIALPSFGQGLKAFKLKNGLSVYIWEDNTKSDVFGAVGVRTGSVNDPAEYTGLAHYLEHVMFKGTDKISTLDWAAEEPIYQKIIAKYDEMADETDPVKKEAIGKEINELTIEAAKVSVSTEFSNLMESMGAKGLNAGTSYDFTYYHNSFPAYQINKWLEISSQRFINPVFRTFQSELETVYEEYNRAQDNQGRVQQQFLLDKAFEGHPYSRSVLGLPEHLKNPRLSKLIEFYNQWYTPQNMVLILVGNVNAQQISGRINAAFGRLQNHELPARKEYPDLNIKGRTQYTAKIGYYPSVYLVYKGVPAGHPDENALKIALSLLSNSSNTGALNKLIIDGELTSGYAATLTFREQGRNIVQVTPLYDENQRRFESNKSAEKKALKAIEKIANGDFADWTIDAIKNNMCRDFDLMMEDNETKAEMLLEAFTNEQDLGKVLNYKDEIMSITNDDIKRVAKQYLTNDYLALYIEKGKTSKEGKLKKPEYKPIEPPVGKQSLYATQFKSMPIGQVDEKFIDFSNVQTKQLNDRSKMYYSPNPENNVFSLTVRYGAGTREFPKLGIAANLMNNAGIMGTYEPQQLKEELSKLNATCHVSADDDYLYVTMRGYEETLPQACQLLARQILMPKLDDKQLSRIKGSMLGTRQQRKENVALLADALFQYIRYQNKSDYIEELTDKEVYELQISELTGDINRASNYEAEIFYCGTLPFDNAYEILSKNLPLVANERPTTSPQDKPLAQVTENTVYFLPNSDAEQAQVYLYMPMQKYDKKDDVLRDAFYQYFSGGFNGLVINEIREKRSMAYTAGAYVSTPSLPGNPTYLIGRIGTQNDKANDAIDVFMELISDMPKNAERIENIKSYMRQEALTSHPDFRYKAQYLRMYQRMGYQGDPAEENLKKIDALTFDDIVKFYEENIKGKPYCIGIMGNPKDIDLKKLEKYGKVVKLNERKLFNTKDALF; this is translated from the coding sequence ATGAGACGAATTATTAAATCAATCACTCTTTTGGCTATCATGGCTATCGCTTTGCCGTCATTCGGTCAAGGATTGAAAGCTTTCAAGCTGAAAAACGGCCTTTCCGTATATATATGGGAAGACAACACGAAATCGGATGTATTCGGTGCTGTAGGTGTACGTACTGGCTCAGTCAACGATCCGGCTGAATATACCGGTTTGGCACACTATCTGGAACATGTCATGTTCAAAGGCACGGATAAAATCAGTACACTTGACTGGGCGGCAGAAGAACCCATCTACCAAAAGATCATCGCAAAATACGACGAGATGGCTGATGAAACTGATCCGGTAAAGAAAGAAGCTATCGGAAAAGAAATCAACGAACTCACAATCGAAGCAGCCAAAGTCAGCGTATCTACTGAATTCTCCAATTTAATGGAGAGCATGGGTGCTAAAGGGCTGAATGCCGGTACAAGCTACGACTTCACTTATTATCATAACTCTTTCCCGGCATACCAAATCAACAAATGGTTAGAAATCAGTTCTCAACGTTTCATTAATCCTGTATTCCGTACTTTCCAGTCCGAATTGGAGACGGTATACGAAGAATATAACCGCGCACAGGATAATCAAGGCAGAGTGCAACAACAATTCTTGTTGGATAAAGCATTCGAAGGACATCCTTACTCCCGCTCAGTACTGGGATTGCCCGAACATCTGAAAAATCCGCGACTGAGCAAACTGATTGAATTCTATAACCAATGGTATACTCCACAAAACATGGTATTGATTCTTGTAGGTAACGTCAATGCCCAGCAGATCAGCGGACGTATCAATGCTGCCTTCGGACGTTTGCAAAACCATGAATTGCCGGCACGCAAGGAATATCCCGATCTGAACATAAAAGGCCGTACGCAATATACAGCCAAAATAGGTTATTATCCCAGTGTCTACCTGGTTTACAAAGGTGTGCCTGCCGGACATCCCGATGAAAATGCACTGAAAATAGCTCTCTCATTGCTCTCCAACAGTAGCAACACAGGTGCGTTGAACAAGCTGATCATCGACGGTGAGTTGACCAGCGGCTATGCAGCTACCCTCACGTTCCGTGAACAGGGCCGTAACATAGTTCAGGTCACTCCATTATACGACGAGAACCAACGACGCTTCGAATCAAACAAAAGTGCAGAGAAGAAGGCACTGAAAGCCATTGAAAAGATTGCCAACGGAGACTTCGCAGACTGGACAATCGATGCCATCAAGAACAATATGTGCCGTGACTTCGACTTGATGATGGAAGACAACGAAACGAAAGCCGAAATGCTGTTGGAAGCTTTCACCAATGAGCAAGATCTGGGCAAAGTGCTCAACTACAAAGATGAAATTATGTCCATCACCAACGATGACATCAAGCGTGTAGCCAAACAATATCTGACCAATGATTATCTGGCACTCTACATCGAAAAAGGTAAGACAAGCAAAGAAGGCAAACTGAAGAAGCCCGAATACAAGCCTATCGAACCGCCTGTTGGCAAACAATCTCTTTACGCTACTCAGTTCAAGAGCATGCCTATCGGACAAGTAGACGAAAAGTTCATAGATTTCAGTAATGTGCAGACGAAACAGCTGAATGACCGCTCTAAGATGTATTATTCGCCCAACCCTGAAAACAACGTATTCAGCCTGACAGTAAGATATGGAGCTGGAACACGCGAATTCCCCAAACTGGGCATTGCCGCCAACCTGATGAACAATGCCGGTATCATGGGCACCTATGAGCCCCAACAACTGAAAGAAGAACTCAGTAAACTGAATGCTACCTGCCACGTTAGTGCAGACGATGATTATCTTTATGTTACAATGAGAGGATATGAAGAGACATTGCCACAAGCCTGCCAACTACTCGCCCGCCAAATCCTTATGCCGAAGTTGGACGACAAGCAGTTGAGCCGTATCAAAGGTTCCATGCTGGGAACCCGTCAGCAACGCAAGGAGAATGTAGCTCTATTGGCAGATGCCCTTTTCCAATATATCCGTTACCAGAATAAATCGGACTATATTGAAGAACTGACGGATAAGGAAGTCTATGAACTTCAGATTTCCGAGTTGACAGGAGACATCAACCGTGCATCCAATTACGAGGCCGAAATTTTCTACTGCGGAACTCTGCCTTTCGATAATGCTTATGAAATTCTCAGCAAGAATCTGCCGCTGGTAGCCAACGAGCGCCCGACAACTTCTCCACAAGACAAACCATTGGCACAGGTTACTGAAAACACTGTTTATTTCCTGCCGAACTCAGATGCAGAACAAGCTCAAGTATACCTTTACATGCCTATGCAGAAGTATGACAAGAAAGATGACGTTTTACGTGATGCTTTCTACCAATACTTCTCAGGTGGTTTCAATGGTTTGGTGATCAATGAAATCCGCGAGAAAAGATCCATGGCATACACGGCCGGTGCATACGTTTCCACACCTTCCCTGCCTGGCAATCCAACGTACCTGATAGGACGTATCGGTACACAGAATGATAAGGCAAACGATGCCATAGATGTTTTCATGGAACTGATCAGCGACATGCCGAAAAATGCAGAACGTATTGAGAATATCAAGAGCTACATGCGCCAGGAAGCATTGACTTCACATCCGGACTTCCGCTATAAAGCACAATACCTCCGGATGTATCAGCGTATGGGCTACCAAGGTGACCCTGCCGAGGAAAACCTGAAGAAAATTGATGCATTGACTTTTGACGATATCGTGAAGTTCTACGAAGAGAATATTAAGGGAAAACCTTACTGCATCGGCATCATGGGTAACCCGAAAGATATTGATCTGAAGAAACTGGAGAAATACGGCAAAGTAGTGAAACTGAACGAAAGAAAACTGTTCAACACGAAAGACGCGCTGTTCTAA
- a CDS encoding biotin/lipoyl-binding protein, whose protein sequence is MKKEIKFSLVYRDMWQSSGKYQPRVDQLVRIAPLIIEMGCFARVETNGGAFEQVNLLYGENPNKAVRAFTKPFNEVGIQTHMLDRGLNALRMYPVPADVRRLMYRVKHAQGVDITRIFCGLNETRNIIPSIKYALEAGMIPQATLCITHSPVHTVEYYAHVADQLIEAGAPEICLKDMAGIGRPGMLGRLTKTIKERHPEVIIQYHGHSGPGLSMASILEVCENGADIIDVAMEPMSWGKVHPDVISVQAMLKDKGFQVPDINMKAYMKARAMTQEFIDDFLGYFMDPTNKHMSSLLLKCGLPGGMMGSMMADLKGVHSGINMILRGKNEPELSIDDLLVMLFDEVEYVWPKLGYPPLVTPFSQYVKNVALMNLMQLVKGEERWTMIDNHTWDMILGKSGRLPGELAPEIVELAKSKGYEFVDTDPQLNYPDALDEYRKEMDENGWEYGDDEEELFELAMHDRQYRDYKSGTAKKRFEDELQRAKDASMVKNGYSEEEIRKLKRAKADPIIAPDKGQVLWEVSVEGPSVAPFIGRKYQHDEVFCYLSTPWGEYEKILTGFTGRVVEICAKQGDTVNKGDVIAYIQRSDIFA, encoded by the coding sequence ATGAAAAAGGAAATTAAATTCAGTCTTGTTTACCGTGATATGTGGCAATCTTCCGGTAAATATCAACCTCGTGTAGACCAATTGGTACGTATCGCTCCGTTGATTATTGAAATGGGGTGTTTTGCCCGTGTGGAAACGAACGGGGGAGCTTTTGAGCAAGTGAATCTGTTGTATGGTGAGAATCCTAACAAAGCCGTACGTGCTTTTACCAAACCTTTCAATGAAGTGGGTATACAAACGCATATGCTGGACCGTGGTCTGAACGCTTTGCGCATGTATCCTGTGCCTGCCGATGTACGCCGTCTGATGTATCGTGTGAAGCATGCGCAAGGGGTGGATATCACCCGCATCTTCTGTGGACTGAACGAGACACGGAATATAATTCCTTCTATTAAATATGCATTGGAGGCAGGGATGATACCGCAGGCAACTCTTTGTATCACACACTCGCCTGTGCATACGGTGGAATATTATGCCCATGTTGCCGACCAGCTGATTGAAGCGGGAGCACCCGAAATCTGTCTGAAAGATATGGCAGGTATCGGTCGTCCGGGTATGCTGGGACGGTTGACGAAGACGATTAAGGAAAGGCATCCCGAAGTGATTATCCAGTATCACGGTCATAGCGGACCGGGTTTGTCGATGGCTTCTATCCTGGAAGTTTGCGAGAATGGCGCCGACATTATTGATGTGGCTATGGAACCGATGTCCTGGGGTAAAGTACATCCGGACGTAATCTCCGTACAAGCCATGCTGAAAGATAAGGGCTTCCAGGTGCCCGATATCAATATGAAGGCATATATGAAGGCACGTGCCATGACACAGGAATTTATAGATGACTTCCTGGGCTATTTCATGGATCCGACCAATAAACACATGTCCTCTTTGCTGTTGAAGTGTGGCCTTCCGGGTGGTATGATGGGTTCCATGATGGCCGATCTGAAGGGAGTACATTCGGGTATAAACATGATATTAAGAGGGAAGAATGAACCGGAACTCAGCATTGACGACCTGTTGGTGATGCTCTTCGACGAGGTGGAATACGTATGGCCTAAGCTGGGGTATCCTCCGTTGGTAACGCCTTTCAGCCAGTATGTGAAGAATGTGGCATTGATGAACCTTATGCAGTTGGTGAAAGGTGAAGAGCGCTGGACGATGATAGATAATCATACGTGGGATATGATTCTCGGTAAGAGCGGACGTCTGCCGGGCGAGCTGGCTCCTGAAATTGTGGAATTGGCGAAATCAAAAGGATATGAATTTGTGGATACCGATCCGCAATTGAACTATCCGGACGCTCTGGATGAATATCGGAAAGAAATGGACGAGAACGGTTGGGAATATGGAGATGATGAAGAAGAACTCTTTGAACTTGCCATGCACGACCGTCAGTATCGTGATTACAAGTCCGGTACAGCCAAGAAGCGTTTCGAGGATGAATTGCAACGTGCCAAAGATGCGTCTATGGTGAAGAATGGATATTCGGAAGAAGAAATCCGGAAACTGAAACGTGCCAAGGCCGATCCGATTATTGCACCGGATAAAGGACAGGTGCTGTGGGAAGTATCTGTGGAAGGTCCTTCCGTGGCTCCGTTCATAGGGCGTAAATACCAGCATGATGAAGTGTTCTGTTACCTCTCCACCCCGTGGGGAGAATACGAAAAGATATTGACCGGATTCACCGGACGCGTCGTAGAGATATGCGCCAAACAAGGCGATACCGTGAATAAGGGCGATGTGATTGCCTATATTCAAAGAAGCGATATCTTTGCGTGA